The following proteins are encoded in a genomic region of Deltaproteobacteria bacterium:
- a CDS encoding alpha-glucosidase → MRRNLLSILGFLLVAATTIPAHAGHRGDVLRSRLDSQMYEAGDFRVEFRNDHKAQVVVTHVDEPSRVLWSTIPGQSFLRTAQSSFHVEEHRGSFNIDEYNYRDLRNQKIEAIYQEYDQVVILGTLKDRWRWNRAQFAMVFHESENGHLQFQVDVWDGSCWFWFCEDSFNQTRLVYASEPDEDFLGFGEQFTYDNLKGHRVGILAQEGGVSRGRQPFAAILNLLSEGSAGDDYTSYAPVPHYLTTKNRSLFLENTEYSVFDMRNPREVEVRVQSPTMVGRILYGTDPLDLIEKYTSYSGRMKVLPDWIGAGAIVGMQGGTDRLYEVWEQLQEYNTPIAAFWIQDWVGKRKTVIGSQLWWNWELDNDHYAGWDEMRSDLENADIRLMGYINSFLVDPDGFKPWTRNLFQEALNDELVIYKDNGEPYFITNTDFDAAMLDLTNPATQSWLKGVIQDEMIDAGFSGWMADFCEALPFDAVLHSGISGAAYHNQYPVDWAKLNSEAIAEAGREGDIVFFNRAGFTRSPAYSTLFWEGDQMVTWDKQDGLKSAITGLVTGGISGISLNHSDIGGYTSIEKFGFGIKREEDLLLRWMEANAFTAAFRTHEGNQPEANAQFYDNDTTLSHFAKFATVFALLASYRNELMQDAQNKGYPLVRHMYLEYPEDPKSLHAPYQWMLGEDLLVAPVVEKYTSSRDVYLPAGSWVHLWTGEAVESSGMTMRVHAPVGEPPVFFKAGAQVGVDLVEGLDL, encoded by the coding sequence ATGAGACGTAATTTGCTAAGTATTCTGGGCTTCCTACTGGTCGCTGCGACCACAATACCCGCTCATGCCGGTCACCGCGGCGATGTGCTGCGTAGCCGTTTGGATTCTCAAATGTATGAAGCGGGCGATTTTCGAGTTGAATTTCGCAATGACCACAAGGCTCAAGTTGTTGTAACGCACGTAGATGAGCCATCACGTGTGTTGTGGTCGACCATTCCTGGCCAAAGCTTTCTTCGAACAGCTCAGTCATCTTTCCATGTAGAAGAGCACCGCGGCTCTTTCAATATCGATGAATACAATTATCGCGATTTGCGAAACCAAAAAATAGAAGCAATTTATCAAGAGTACGACCAAGTAGTCATTCTGGGAACTCTTAAAGACCGCTGGCGTTGGAACCGAGCGCAATTTGCCATGGTTTTCCACGAATCCGAAAATGGTCACTTGCAGTTTCAAGTTGATGTTTGGGACGGGTCTTGCTGGTTTTGGTTTTGCGAAGATTCGTTTAATCAAACAAGGCTTGTTTATGCTTCTGAGCCCGACGAAGACTTTCTCGGATTTGGCGAGCAGTTTACATACGACAATCTTAAAGGTCACCGAGTAGGTATCTTGGCTCAAGAAGGCGGCGTAAGCCGCGGACGACAACCTTTTGCGGCAATTTTAAACTTGCTCTCTGAAGGTTCAGCCGGGGATGACTACACAAGCTATGCTCCGGTCCCTCATTATCTCACCACGAAAAACCGTAGCCTCTTCCTAGAGAACACCGAGTACTCTGTATTTGATATGCGAAATCCGCGTGAAGTTGAGGTTCGAGTACAAAGCCCAACGATGGTGGGCCGCATTCTCTACGGTACAGATCCTCTAGACTTGATTGAAAAATACACTTCTTACAGCGGTCGCATGAAGGTGCTACCCGACTGGATTGGAGCAGGTGCCATTGTTGGCATGCAAGGTGGCACCGACCGCCTCTACGAAGTGTGGGAGCAGCTCCAAGAATACAACACGCCCATCGCCGCATTCTGGATTCAAGACTGGGTTGGCAAGCGCAAGACTGTGATTGGCTCACAGCTTTGGTGGAACTGGGAACTTGATAACGACCACTATGCTGGTTGGGACGAAATGCGCAGCGATCTAGAAAACGCAGATATTCGCCTCATGGGTTATATCAATTCATTTCTCGTGGACCCTGACGGCTTCAAGCCTTGGACACGTAACCTCTTTCAGGAAGCTTTAAACGATGAACTTGTCATTTATAAAGATAATGGTGAGCCTTATTTTATTACGAACACTGATTTTGATGCAGCGATGCTCGACCTTACGAATCCCGCAACTCAAAGTTGGCTCAAAGGAGTCATTCAAGACGAGATGATTGATGCAGGTTTCTCTGGATGGATGGCAGACTTTTGTGAAGCGCTTCCGTTTGATGCGGTTTTGCACTCAGGTATTTCTGGAGCCGCGTATCACAACCAGTATCCAGTTGATTGGGCCAAGCTCAACAGCGAAGCCATCGCCGAAGCAGGCCGTGAAGGGGACATCGTTTTCTTCAACCGTGCAGGTTTTACAAGAAGCCCAGCCTACAGCACTCTCTTTTGGGAAGGCGACCAGATGGTCACGTGGGATAAGCAAGATGGCCTCAAGAGTGCAATTACCGGCTTGGTCACGGGCGGTATCTCAGGCATCAGCTTGAACCACAGCGATATCGGCGGCTACACATCGATTGAGAAATTCGGTTTCGGAATTAAGCGTGAGGAAGATTTACTTCTGCGCTGGATGGAAGCAAACGCCTTTACTGCAGCTTTTAGAACGCACGAAGGCAATCAGCCAGAAGCCAATGCCCAGTTCTATGACAACGACACCACGCTTTCGCACTTTGCGAAATTTGCCACTGTGTTTGCACTGCTTGCATCGTACCGAAATGAGTTGATGCAAGATGCACAGAATAAAGGATATCCTTTGGTCCGTCATATGTACCTAGAGTATCCAGAAGACCCGAAGTCTTTGCATGCGCCATATCAGTGGATGCTGGGTGAAGACCTTTTGGTTGCGCCCGTGGTGGAGAAATACACTTCAAGCCGTGATGTATACCTGCCAGCTGGTAGCTGGGTACACTTATGGACGGGTGAAGCGGTGGAGTCGTCGGGCATGACCATGAGAGTGCATGCACCGGTTGGCGAGCCGCCGGTGTTCTTTAAAGCCGGCGCTCAAGTGGGTGTAGATTTAGTAGAAGGTTTA